One Amphiura filiformis unplaced genomic scaffold, Afil_fr2py scaffold_208, whole genome shotgun sequence DNA window includes the following coding sequences:
- the LOC140145305 gene encoding uncharacterized protein, whose product MAEFEEAFEVIEESEEALESEEVDAVDDMTEEEKAEFEEEVADAKKNVAELSKDASEFKKFSITEASKKFGSFVAKNVAIGSILYGVNLSLAKLTTGGGSDAEKKSNKNKAAVVKAITTLIKTETDDSKKLREWMDAHKDETVTLGTFSDKVSKKPNRCRP is encoded by the coding sequence ATGGCGGAATTCGAAGAAGCATTTGAAGTTATTGAGGAATCGGAAGAAGCGCTTGAAAGTGAAGAGGTTGATGCAGTTGACGACATGACAGAAGAAGAAAAAGCTGAATTTGAAGAAGAAGTTGCAGATGCCAAAAAAAATGTGGCAGAATTATCTAAGGATGCAAGTGAATTTAAAAAGTTTTCAATCACGGAAGCGTCAAAGAAATTTGGAAGCTTTGTTGCTAAGAATGTTGCAATTGGTTCTATCCTGTATGGAGTTAATCTTAGCTTGGCAAAGCTGACAACAGGTGGTGGAAGTGATGCAGAAAAGAAATCCAACAAAAACAAGGCTGCCGTTGTGAAGGCGATTACTACGCTCATCAAAACGGAAACAGATGACAGTAAAAAACTTCGAGAATGGATGGACGCGCACAAAGATGAGACTGTCACtttaggcacattctccgataaagtgtccaaaaagccaaatcggtgtcgcccatag